A single genomic interval of Lathyrus oleraceus cultivar Zhongwan6 chromosome 7, CAAS_Psat_ZW6_1.0, whole genome shotgun sequence harbors:
- the LOC127106844 gene encoding protein RETICULATA-RELATED 4, chloroplastic: MAMASSFSTIYARSLSLPNLNHRFCNSLSLPTLSIISRPPHSHSNLFTSRPPLFTLPKTSTIIHASGNGGGIGGGGGGEGGDGGDGGSGDRDRNREEALMVLAEAGKPLESLPADLAEAVKAGRVPGSIVKRFFELEKSSVFRWLLNFGGFRERLLADDLFLAKVAMECGVGIFTKTAAELEKRKENFTKELDFVCADVVMAIVADFMLVWLPAPTVSLRPPLSVSAGLIAKFFFGCPENAFQVALAGSSFSLIQRIGAIVRNGAKLFAVGTGASLIGTGVTNALINARKVVDKSFADEAEEVPVLSTSVAYGVYMAVSSNLRYQILAGIIEQRILDPLLHQNKLLLSAVCFAVRTGNTFLGSLLWVDYARWVGVQKIRD; encoded by the exons ATGGCTATGGCTTCTTCATTCTCCACCATCTACGCTCGCTCTTTGTCTCTCCCCAATCTAAACCACCGCTTTTGTAATTCTCTCTCACTCCCAACTCTCTCCATCATTTCTCGCCCTCCACATTCTCATTCCAACCTCTTCACTTCCCGTCCTCCTCTCTTCACACTTCCCAAAACCTCAACCATCATTCATGCATCCGGAAACGGCGGCGGAATCGGAGGTGGTGGAGGAGGAGAAGGAGGCGATGGCGGTGATGGTGGATCGGGGGACAGAGATCGGAACAGAGAAGAAGCGTTGATGGTGCTTGCGGAGGCTGGTAAGCCGCTGGAGAGTTTGCCAGCTGATTTAGCAGAGGCGGTTAAAGCTGGACGAGTTCCAGGTTCGATTGTGAAGAGATTTTTCGAGCTGGAAAAATCGAGTGTGTTCCGGTGGTTGCTTAATTTTGGAGGGTTTAGAGAGAGATTGCTTGCTGATGATTTGTTCCTTGCTAAAGTTGCCATGGAATGCGGTGTTGGAATCTTTACAAAG ACTGCTGCGGAGTTGGAGAAGCGAAAAGAAAACTTTACTAAAGAGCTTGATTTTGTTTGTGCTGATGTG GTAATGGCCATTGTGGCAGATTTTATGCTCGTGTGGCTTCCTGCTCCGACTGTTTCTCTTCGACCACCACTTTCTGTTAGTGCCGGGCTTATTGCTAAATTCTTCTTTGGCTGCCCTGAAAATGCTTTTCAG GTGGCTTTGGCTGGATCGTCATTTTCACTTATACAGAGAATAGGTGCTATTGTG CGGAACGGAGCCAAGCTATTTGCAGTTGGAACTGGTGCATCACTG ATTGGTACTGGTGTAACAAACGCATTGATTAATGCACGGAAGGTTGTTGATAAATCTTTTGCTGACGAGGCTGAGGAAGTACCAGTATTATCTACGAGTGTTGCCTATGGTGTTTACATGGCAGTATCCAGCAACCTAAG GTACCAAATTCTAGCTGGAATTATCGAACAACGGATTTTAGATCCGTTGCTGCACCAAAACAAGCTCTTGTTAAGTGCAGTCTGCTTTGCTGTTAGAACCGGAAACACTTTCTTGGGCTCACTATT GTGGGTGGATTATGCTCGGTGGGTTGGAGTCCAGAAGATAAGGGATTAA